AAGAAATCAGAACCGCTCTTCACCAGGGAGCAAACGTCATTTCCATTGCAGAAGAAATGGCATATCCCGCCTGCCAATCCCCGCTCATCGCCAAAGAACTCCATGCGCTCGCTCTGCAAAAGAAAGTGACCGTCCTCGGAACCGGCATCAACCCGGGATTCGTGCTCGATCTTCTGGTGATCGCTCTCACAGGCGTGTGCTGGAAAGTGGAATCCATTACGGCAAAGCGGGTGAACGACCTCTCTCCTTACGGCCCATCCGTTCTGGCGGCCCAGGGAGTGGGTGTCACCCCTGAAGCGTTCCAAAAAGGCGTGGCGGAGGGTTCCATCGTCGGACACATGGGATTTCCCGAATCCATCGGCATGATTGCCAAAGCTCTCGGCTGGGAAATCGACAGGATCGAAGAGATCCGCAGCCCCATCGTTTCCAGGGTGAAGCGCGAAACCCCTTTCGTGAAAATCGAACCGGGGCTCACCGCAGGCTGTAACCACACTGCACTGGCCTATCGTGACGGCAATCCGGTCATCCACCTGGTGCACCCTCAACAGGTGCACCCACACCTGGAAGGCGTCGAAACGGGGGATTCCATAAAAATAGAGGGCGAGCCCAATGTCCATTTTTCCGGCAGTCCGGAAATCCCCGGTGGTATCGGCACGATCGCCCTGGCCGTCAACATGATTCCCCATGTCGTCAATGCTCCCCCCGGGCTGAAATCCATGGCGGATCTCCCCGTACCCGCAGCCTTCATGGGGGACATACGTACACTGCTCCAATAAAATCGAAGGGAGACGGCCAATGGCTGAACGCGCAGAGAAAGGTTCCTGGGTTGAAATTCACGGCATCGTGCTGGAAAAGGGTGAAAGAGCTCCACAGGTTCCCGAGGACACGCAAAGGGTCCCTCTGGAAATGAAGGTCAAGGGATTTCTGGTCCATGACGCCGTGGTGGGCGGGGAAGCTGAAATCGTCACGCCCGCCGGCCGGACGCTCAGGGGAAAACTCACAGCGGTCAATCCGCCGTACACGCACATGTTTGGTTCCCCGATTCCCGAACTCTCACGCATAGGAGGCGAAGTACGGGCGATTCTCAGGGAAAAGGGGCAGGCACAATGAATCCCCGCGATAGCTATGAATCCATAATGGC
This region of Desulforhabdus amnigena genomic DNA includes:
- the ord gene encoding 2,4-diaminopentanoate dehydrogenase, yielding MQGPLKVAVLGTGRMGCGIIRLLFQKKGLELTGVYGRRTDRAGIDIGKAVGLAEEIGIKISNDLPALLKKAKAHVVIQATCSRVSEAAEEIRTALHQGANVISIAEEMAYPACQSPLIAKELHALALQKKVTVLGTGINPGFVLDLLVIALTGVCWKVESITAKRVNDLSPYGPSVLAAQGVGVTPEAFQKGVAEGSIVGHMGFPESIGMIAKALGWEIDRIEEIRSPIVSRVKRETPFVKIEPGLTAGCNHTALAYRDGNPVIHLVHPQQVHPHLEGVETGDSIKIEGEPNVHFSGSPEIPGGIGTIALAVNMIPHVVNAPPGLKSMADLPVPAAFMGDIRTLLQ
- the ortA gene encoding 2-amino-4-oxopentanoate thiolase subunit OrtA, with the translated sequence MAERAEKGSWVEIHGIVLEKGERAPQVPEDTQRVPLEMKVKGFLVHDAVVGGEAEIVTPAGRTLRGKLTAVNPPYTHMFGSPIPELSRIGGEVRAILREKGQAQ